In the Arthrobacter zhaoxinii genome, one interval contains:
- a CDS encoding exodeoxyribonuclease III, whose translation MDSSGKALRIASVNVNGIRAAYKRGMADWLAARDLDILCLQEVRAPDAILKDLLGDTWHVQHAECLDAKGRAGVAIASRTAPVAVREHIGDEYFARSGRWVEADFKVSVEGEEKILTVVSAYVHSGEVDTPKQVDKYRFLDTMAARLPALAQSSDFVLVVGDLNVGHTPLDIKNWKGNVKRAGFLPEERAYFDRFFGEEIGYTDVHRSLAGEVNGPYTWWSWRGQAFDNDSGWRIDYHMATPELAARAANAVVDRAPTYDSRFSDHAPVVIDYQF comes from the coding sequence ATGGACAGTTCCGGGAAAGCACTGCGCATTGCGTCTGTGAATGTCAACGGCATCCGCGCCGCCTACAAGCGGGGAATGGCCGATTGGCTCGCAGCCCGCGATCTGGACATCCTGTGCCTGCAGGAGGTGCGCGCGCCCGACGCCATCCTGAAGGACCTGCTCGGTGATACCTGGCACGTCCAGCACGCCGAATGCCTCGATGCCAAGGGCCGTGCCGGCGTCGCCATCGCTTCCCGCACCGCGCCGGTGGCGGTCCGCGAACACATCGGCGACGAGTACTTCGCACGCTCCGGCCGCTGGGTTGAGGCAGACTTCAAGGTTTCCGTGGAGGGTGAGGAGAAAATCCTCACCGTCGTCAGTGCGTACGTCCATTCAGGCGAGGTGGACACCCCCAAGCAGGTGGACAAGTACCGCTTCCTCGACACCATGGCCGCCCGGCTGCCCGCCCTGGCGCAGTCCAGCGACTTCGTGCTGGTGGTCGGTGACCTGAACGTGGGCCACACGCCCTTGGATATCAAGAACTGGAAGGGCAACGTCAAGCGCGCCGGTTTCCTCCCCGAGGAACGTGCCTACTTTGACCGCTTCTTCGGCGAGGAAATCGGCTACACGGATGTGCACCGTTCCCTGGCCGGCGAGGTCAACGGACCCTACACCTGGTGGTCCTGGCGCGGACAGGCGTTCGACAACGACTCCGGCTGGCGGATCGATTACCACATGGCCACTCCGGAGCTGGCGGCACGGGCTGCCAACGCCGTCGTTGACCGCGCACCTACCTACGACTCCCGCTTCTCAGACCACGCTCCAGTAGTGATCGACTA
- a CDS encoding O-acetyl-ADP-ribose deacetylase, with the protein MQITIATGDITRRDTDVIVNAANSSLLGGGGVDGAIHRAAGPKLLAACRELRKTSLPQGLPTGLSVATEAFDLPARWVVHTVGPNAGAGETDPELLRSCFRTALAAAEELGAQSISFPAVSAGIYGWDPETVAGIGLQEVLDHTPGTLKRAEFVLFNDRLAGIFTRKYEQLAG; encoded by the coding sequence ATGCAGATCACCATTGCCACCGGCGACATCACCCGGCGGGATACCGACGTCATCGTCAACGCGGCCAACTCATCCCTGCTGGGCGGCGGCGGAGTGGACGGGGCCATCCACCGTGCCGCCGGCCCGAAGCTGCTCGCTGCCTGCAGGGAACTGCGGAAGACGTCACTGCCGCAGGGGCTGCCCACCGGCCTGTCCGTGGCTACCGAGGCGTTCGACCTGCCCGCCCGGTGGGTGGTGCACACCGTGGGGCCCAATGCCGGGGCAGGCGAAACGGACCCGGAACTGCTGAGGTCCTGCTTCCGCACCGCCCTGGCCGCAGCCGAGGAGCTGGGCGCCCAGAGCATTTCCTTCCCGGCCGTGAGCGCCGGCATTTACGGCTGGGACCCGGAGACCGTGGCCGGCATCGGGCTGCAGGAGGTCCTGGACCACACCCCGGGGACGTTGAAGCGCGCGGAGTTCGTGCTGTTCAATGACCGCCTGGCCGGGATCTTCACCCGCAAATATGAGCAGCTGGCCGGCTGA